From the genome of Mycobacterium kansasii ATCC 12478:
CCACCGAACCGCGGCCGCCACGCCGCGACCGCCGGGTCACCACCGCTATGTCGGCGAACGGCAGCGGGATGGGGGCCTGCGGCTTGTGCACCACCACCTCGACGGCGTGCACGCGCTGGTCTTCCATCACCTCGTCGGCGATCTCGGCGCCGACCGTTTCGATCAGGTTGCGCGGTGTCCCGCCGACGATCTCGCTGGCCCGCTGCGCCAGCCCGATGTAGTCGTAGGTGTCGGCCAAATCGTCGCTGCGGGCGGCGTCGACCAGATCGATCCACATGGTGATGTCGACGATGAAGCGCTGCCCGGCCACCCGCTCGTGGTCGTAGACGCCGTGTCGACCGTGGACAATCAAGCCGCGCAGCTCAATTCGGTCAGCCATCGCGCCCGGTCCCTTCAACTCGCTGCCATGCTTCGACCACCTTGAGGGCGTCGACCGTTGCCCGCACATCGTGTACCCGCACGCCCCAGGCCCCGTGCAGGGCCGCCAGCGCCGAAATCACCGCCGTGGCCGTCTCGCGCCCGGCAGGCGGGCGGGTGGCGCCGTCGGGTCCGGCGAGCAGGCTACCGAGAAAGCGCTTGCGCGACGCACCCAGCAACACGGGAAAACCGGTGGCGACCAACTCCGGCAGGGCATGAAGAAGTGCCCAATTGTGTTGTCCCGTCTTGGCGAATCCAAGCCCCGGATCGATCACCAGTTTCGCCGGATCGACGCCGGCGGCTACCGCGTCGTCAACGGCCGCCAGCAGCTCGGCGCGCACTTGCGCCACCACGTCGCCGTATTGGGGCACCTGGTGCGGGTTGGCCGCCGACACCGGCCGCCAGTGCATCAGCACCCACACCACCCCGGCTTCGGCCACCAACGGCGCCATCGCCGGATCGGCCCGGCCGCCCGACACGTC
Proteins encoded in this window:
- the folB gene encoding dihydroneopterin aldolase, producing the protein MADRIELRGLIVHGRHGVYDHERVAGQRFIVDITMWIDLVDAARSDDLADTYDYIGLAQRASEIVGGTPRNLIETVGAEIADEVMEDQRVHAVEVVVHKPQAPIPLPFADIAVVTRRSRRGGRGSVVSAGGAV
- the folP gene encoding dihydropteroate synthase, producing MSPAPVQVMGVVNVTDDSFSDGGRYLDAGGAVEHGLALVADGAHIVDVGGESTRPGAARVDPGVETARVVPVVKGLVAQGVTVSIDTMHADVARSALENGAQLVNDVSGGRADPAMAPLVAEAGVVWVLMHWRPVSAANPHQVPQYGDVVAQVRAELLAAVDDAVAAGVDPAKLVIDPGLGFAKTGQHNWALLHALPELVATGFPVLLGASRKRFLGSLLAGPDGATRPPAGRETATAVISALAALHGAWGVRVHDVRATVDALKVVEAWQRVEGTGRDG